The window GCGGTCAACTTCCGTGTTCACCACCACCTCTTCCAGGCCGGCGTTCTGGGACAGCACGTTGGTCAGCCCCGCCGTGTTTTCCACCCCGAACAACCGGTGCAGCCGGGGTTTGCGCAAATCGGAGTCCACCAGGCACACACTGTGCCCCGCCTGCGCCAGCACCACCGCCAGGTTGCTCACCGTGGTCGTTTTCCCGTCCGCCGGTCCCGCACTGCTCACCAAAATGACCCGGGCCGGCCGGTCGGGCGCCGCGAAACCCAGGTTGGTCCGCAGGGTGCGGTAGGCCTCGGCCGCCGCCGACTTGGGATGCTTATGGGCGACCAGGTCCACGAAAGCGCCGTTTTTGCCGGTCATCTGCATCTCGTTCCGCCTCCTGTACGTTATCCTCGCCGCGTGTCCGGCGTCAGTAGGTGGACCGCTGCGCCGCCCTCGCGTCCACCGCGGGCACCACTCCCAGCACCGGCAGCTCCAGGTGCCGCTCCACATCCTCCGGGTTCTTGATCGTGTAGTCCAGGTGTTCCAGCACGAAGGCCAATCCCACGAACACCATCAGTCCCAGCACCAACGCCACCGCCATGTTCAGTTTCTTGTTCGGCTTCACCGGCGTGGTCGGCGTGTTCGCCGGCGACACCACCACCACCGAGGTCTGGCCCAGGTCAATGGAT is drawn from Candidatus Desulforudis audaxviator MP104C and contains these coding sequences:
- a CDS encoding CpsD/CapB family tyrosine-protein kinase encodes the protein MQMTGKNGAFVDLVAHKHPKSAAAEAYRTLRTNLGFAAPDRPARVILVSSAGPADGKTTTVSNLAVVLAQAGHSVCLVDSDLRKPRLHRLFGVENTAGLTNVLSQNAGLEEVVVNTEVDRLALLPSGPIPPNPAELLGSGRMQEVLDRLAERYDFVLADSPPVLAVTDTSLLAGQVDGVLLVIRAADTRVDLAQEAKAQLAKAGGRVLGVVLNKVRLSAKDYGYYYYYHHRPVKEDQIRL